A single region of the Triticum dicoccoides isolate Atlit2015 ecotype Zavitan chromosome 2B, WEW_v2.0, whole genome shotgun sequence genome encodes:
- the LOC119363986 gene encoding uncharacterized protein LOC119363986, with protein sequence MEEMPAQGLVAEVTGCMPKKPSTARSNHPGKLRVCKLARQAHKQTAGLMNSRVQHNIVLCIAKSSLSLKYRQPTSSSKQSNSERPSKQQQACGLTMWPGPKWSHVAAPQPSPATARMRKTGADKEKKAQEGNGSFSPCCSWQCLMAQEGSGSFSPCKYGRSRRDLRLRILGPEEKQSPSWFLELLGEEDDRCGVATAADKTKEGGLGPKVCCMLGVQESNQNDGRS encoded by the exons ATGGAGGAGATGCCAGCACAG GGTTTGGTGGCAGAAGTCACTGGATGCATGCCCAAGAAGCCCAGCACGGCCAG ATCAAATCACCCAGGAAAGTTACGTGTGTGCAAGCTAGCTagacaagcacacaagcaaactgCTGGATTGATGAACAGTAGGGTTCAACATAATATAGTACTCTGTATAGCAAAAAGCTCTCTTTCTCTGAAGTACAGGCAGCCCACGAGCAGTAGCAAGCAGAGCAATAGCGAGCGGCCAAGTAAGCAGCAACAAGCTTGTGGCCTAACCATGTGGCCCGGACCAAAATGGTCTCATGTGGCAGCACCACAACCGTCTCCAGCAACGGCTAGAATGAGAAAAACCGGCGCTGACAAAGAAAAGAAGGcacaagaaggcaatggcagcttctCACCCTGCTGTTCGTGGCAATGCCTGATGGCACAAGAAGGCAGTGGCAGCTTCTCACCCTGCAAATATggaagaagtaggagagacctgcgGCTTCGAATCCTTGGTCCAGAGGAGAAGCAGAGCCCGTCATGGTTCCTGGAGTTACTCGGGGAGGAGGACGACCGCTGTGGCGTCGCAACGGCAGCTGACAAAACAAAGGAAGGCGGCCTCGGTCCAAAAGTTTGCTGCATGCTCGGTGTCCAGGAATCGAACCAGAACGACGGCCGGAGCTGA